In Vitis vinifera cultivar Pinot Noir 40024 chromosome 17, ASM3070453v1, one genomic interval encodes:
- the LOC100261059 gene encoding pentatricopeptide repeat-containing protein At1g77405, translating to MIASKPRYHHRSSLVKQVLAAMVQNCPLDASPNKSCNQPWTTDSVSEVLRSIPRLFFQSPRSIGRQKGFRHRSPLKQRNLYQEPNKFHRYRDPHKVKLGVEKAMEFYSWVETQFGFSHNEMTCREMGCVLARGNRLKVLWEFLHEMARKGGNGVVTTATITCLMKVLGEEGLANQALAAFYRMKQFHCKPDVYAYNTIIYALCRVGNFRKARFLLEQMELPGFRCPPDSFTYTILIGSYCKYSLQTGCRKAVRRRLWEANHLFRIMLFKGFVPDVVTYNCLIDGCCKTYRIERALELFDDMNKRGCVPNRVTYNSFIRYYSAVNEIDKAVDMLCKMKEMNHGIPTTSSYTPIIHALCETGRILEARDFLIELVDGGSVPREYTYKVVCDSLRSAGEANMLGDELRGRIENGIENRYKQVMKVKLIMTHRISL from the coding sequence ATGATAGCATCAAAGCCTAGATATCATCACCGCTCATCTCTTGTAAAGCAAGTACTAGCTGCAATGGTCCAGAACTGCCCATTGGATGCCTCACCCAACAAGAGTTGCAACCAGCCATGGACAACTGACTCTGTTTCCGAGGTACTCCGATCCATACCCAGACTCTTCTTCCAGTCACCCCGATCCATTGGCCGCCAAAAAGGCTTCCGCCATCGCTCACCTCTCAAGCAAAGAAACCTTTATCAAGAACCCAATAAATTTCACAGATATAGGGACCCCCACAAGGTGAAATTAGGAGTGGAGAAGGCAATGGAGTTCTACAGTTGGGTCGAGACCCAGTTCGGGTTTTCCCACAATGAGATGACATGTAGAGAGATGGGTTGTGTTTTGGCTAGAGGGAATAGATTGAAGGTGCTTTGGGAGTTTCTCCATGAAATGGCAAGAAAAGGGGGAAATGGGGTTGTGACTACTGCAACCATTACCTGTTTGATGAAAGTTCTGGGAGAAGAGGGGCTGGCTAATCAGGCATTGGCTGCATTCTATAGGATGAAACAGTTCCACTGTAAACCGGATGTCTATGCATATAATACGATTATTTATGCGCTTTGTAGAGTTGGAAACTTTAGGAAGGCAAGGTTTTTGTTAGAGCAAATGGAGCTACCGGGCTTTAGATGCCCGCCCGATTCGTTCACCTACACTATCTTGATTGGTTCTTATTGTAAGTATAGTCTGCAAACTGGGTGCAGGAAGGCAGTTAGGAGGAGGTTGTGGGAGGCAAATCATTTATTTCGTATTATGCTGTTTAAGGGTTTTGTTCCTGATGTTGTGACTTATAACTGTTTGATTGATGGTTGTTGCAAAACTTATCGAATTGAGAGGGCATTGGAGCTGTTTGATGATATGAATAAAAGGGGCTGTGTCCCGAATCGGGTGACTTACAATTCTTTTATCAGGTACTATAGTGCAGTTAACGAGATTGATAAAGCTGTTGATATGTTGTGCAAGATGAAAGAGATGAATCATGGGATACCCACTACAAGCTCTTATACTCCAATTATCCATGCTCTTTGTGAAACAGGAAGGATACTAGAGGCCAGGGATTTTCTTATTGAGTTGGTTGATGGGGGCTCAGTTCCCAGGGAGTACACTTATAAAGTAGTTTGTGATTCTCTGAGATCAGCAGGAGAGGCTAACATGCTAGGCGATGAGTTGCGTGGAAGAATTGAAAATGGCATAGAGAATAGATACAAGCAAGTAATGAAGGTGAAACTAATTATGACACACAGAATTTCCTTATAG